Below is a window of Schistosoma mansoni, WGS project CABG00000000 data, supercontig 0134, strain Puerto Rico, whole genome shotgun sequence DNA.
acccgctacagccaacgccgacACGCCAGAACACtctactcgacgccaactctccgcacaagactggcccaactagcacctcaactccagacccgcagcggcgtccgcagacagcacccttcctcctactggttggcagcgacaccaaatgtagtgaatgacaacacacaagaggacaaccaactaaatattttgcacaaattacaacgttacttggtaaaatgcaaaaaccatactatgatactctatttgcaaaatgttcttcaattgtctcaggcttcattgttcctggatttccacacaaattgcttttaatttctgttcttctcttcttgatcttctcaatcttctgctgtcagatattctattccttgctcactatatatactacttatgtcaatataagtagctcacaccacacaaccacaacaacaaatattactactactgttgtgaacagaacacgactgttggacaatggaatgtatttaagcaaacattacaaagtatctgagtaaattgtaataaccatacaatggacagtgaatttgcaaattaacaaccaatagcctccatgttcactgttttttctttgattttaattgctcatgcattttccaaacgattgcggttCATTTCAGTACTTTTCTCATGGgttttctgcgaaaatacattgtatgtctgacccacaccatatactacttatgtggatgtaagtagaccacaccacattcgtccgcctttaaagcattcgttcatgcggtggttctgctcgccatgccactttcttgtttcactgcagtctgtgccaaagtgttcgtgagaatgtcgagtgtgtggcgcgctgacctccatagctcggtcgacctgccgtggcaccaacatccgcatgcacccgacacctgggacgttcaacatccatactccaccggcctgctgagccatctacatccgatgtccatccagcagccgcacttcccactgctcctctccgtcaacagcacccgctacagccaacgccgccacgcCAGAACACtctactcgacgccaactctccgcacaagactggcccaactagcaactcaactccagacccgcagcggcgtccgcagaacagcacccttcctcctattggttggcagcgacaccaaatgtagtgaatgacaacacacatgaggacaaccaactaaatattttgcacaaattacaacgttacttggtaaaatgcaaaaaccatactatgatactctatttgcaaaatgttcttcaattgtctcaggcttcattgttcctggatttccacacaaattgcttttaatttctgttcttctcttcttgatcttctcaatcttctgctgtcagatattctattccttgctcactatatatactacttatgtcaatataagtagctcacaccacacaaccacaacaacaaatattactactactgttgtgaacagaacacgactgttggacaatggaatgtatttaagcaaacattacaaagtatctgagtaaattgtaataaccatacaatggacagtgaatttgcaaattaacaaccaatagcctccatgttcactgttttttctttgattttaattgctcatgcattttccaaacgattgcggttCATTTCAGTACTTTTCTCATGGgttttctgcgaaaatacattgtatgtctgacccacaccatatactacttatgtggatataagtagaccacaccacactcgtccgcctttaaagcattcgttcatgcggtggttctgctcgccatgccactttcttgtttcactgcagtctgtgccaaagtattcgtgagaatgtcgagtgtgtggcgcgctgacctccatagctcggtcgacctgccgtggcaccaacatccgcatgcacccgacacctgggacgttcaacatccatactccaccggcctgctgagccatctacatccgatgtccatccagcagccgcacttcccactgctcctctccgtcaacagcacccgctacagccaacgccgacACGCCAGAACACtctactcgacgccaactctccgcacaagactggcccaactagcacctcaactccagacccgcagcggcgtccgcagacagcacccttcctcctattggttggcagcgacaccaaatgtagtgaatgacaacacacaagaggacaaccaactaaatattttgcacaaattacaacgttacttggtaaaatgcaaaaaccatactatgatactctatttgcaaaatgttcttcaattgtctcaggcttcattgttcctggatttccacacaaattgcttttaatttctgttcttctcttcttgatcttctcaatcttctgctgtcagatattctattccttgctcactatatatactacttatgtcaatataagtagctcacaccacacaaccacaacaacaaatattactactactgttgtgaacagaacacgactgttggacaatggaatgtatttaagcaaacattacaaagtatctgagtaaattgtaataaccatacaatggacagtgaatttgcaaattaacaaccaatagcctccatgttcactgttttttctttgattttaattgctcatgcattttccaaacgattgcggttCATTTCAGTACTTTTCTCATGGgttttctgcgaaaatacattgtatgtctgacccacaccatatactacttatgtggatataagtagaccacaccacactcgtccgcctttaaagcattcgttcatgcggtggttctgctcgccatgccactttcttgtttcactgcagtctgtgccaaagtgttcgtgagaatgtcgagtgtgtggcgcgctgacctccatagctcggtcgacctgccgtggcaccaacatccgcatgcacccgacacctgggacgttcaacatccatactccaccggcctgctgagccatctacatccgatgtccatccagcagccgcacttcccactgctcctctccgtcaacagcacccgctacagccaacgccgccacgcCAGAACACtctactcgacgccaactctccgcacaagactggcccaactagcacctcaactccagacccgcagcggcgtccgcagaacagcacccttcctcctattggttggcagcgacaccaaatgtagtgaatgacaacacacatgaggacaaccaactaaatattttgcacaaattacaacgttacttggtaaaatgcaaaaaccatactatgatactctatttgcaaaatgttcttcaattgtctcaggcttcattgttcctggatttccacacaaattgcttttgatttctgttcttctcttcttgatcttctcaatcttctgctgtcagatattctattccttgctcaccatatatactacttatgtggatataagtagaccacaccacactcgtccgcctttaaagcattcgttcatgcggtggttctgctcgccatgccactttcttgtttcactgcagtctgtgccaaagtgttcgtgagaatgtcgagtgtgtggcgcgctgacctccatagctcggtcgacctgccgtggcaccaacatccgcatgcacccgacacctgggacgttcaacatccatactccaccggcctgctgagccatctacatccgatgtccatccagcagccgcacttcccactgctcctctccgtcaacagcacccgctacagccaacgccgccacgccagatctctccactcgacgccaactatccgcacaagactggcccaactagcacctcaactccagacccgcagcggcgtccgcagaacagcacccttcctcctactggttggcagcgacaccaaatgtagtgaatgacaacacacatgaggacaaccaactaaatattttgcacaaactacaacgttacttggtaaaatgcaaaaaccatactatgatactctatttgcaaaatgttcttcaattgtctcaggcttcattgttcctggatttccacacaaattgcttttaatttctgttcttctcttcttgatcttctcaatcttctgctgtcagatattctattccttgctcactatatatactacttatgtcaatataagtagctcacaccacacaaccacaacaacaaatattactactactgttgtgaacagaacacgactgttggacaatggaatgtatttaagcaaacattacaaagtatctgagtaaattgtaataaccatacaatggacagtgaatttgcaaattaacaaccaatagcctccatgttcactgtttgttctttgattttaattgctcatgcattttccaaacgattgcggttCATTTCAGTACTTTTCTCATGGgttttctgcgaaaatacattgtatgtctgacccacaccatatactacttatgtggatataagtagaccacaccacactcgtccgcctttaaagcattcgttcatgcggtggttctgctcgccatgccactttcttgtttcactgcagtctgtgccaaagtgt
It encodes the following:
- a CDS encoding XP_018646450.1, with product MPLSCFTAVCAKVFVRMSSVWRADLHSSVDLPWHQHPHAPDTWDVQHPYSTGLLSHLHPMSIQQPHFPLLLSVNSTRYSQRRHARSLHSTPTIRTRLAQLAPQLQTRSGVRRTAPFLLLVGSDTKCSE